A single region of the Globicephala melas chromosome 12, mGloMel1.2, whole genome shotgun sequence genome encodes:
- the DUSP2 gene encoding dual specificity protein phosphatase 2 has translation MGLEAAQELDCTALGALLREPREAERTLLLDCRPFLAFCRRHVRAARPVPWNALLRRRARGAPAAALACLLPDRALRARLARGDLARAVVLDEGSASVAEIQPDGPAHALLAALLHETDAGPTAVCFLLGGFDSFQACCPDLCSESPGPAMPPESSRSDPRVPSYDQGGPVEILPYLYLGSCSHSSDLQGLQACGITAVLNVSASCPNHFEGLLRYKSIPVEDSQMVEISAWFQEAIGFIDSVKNSGGRVLVHCQAGISRSATICLAYLIQSHRVRLDEAFDFVKQRRGVISPNFGFMGQLLQFETQVLCH, from the exons ATGGGGCTGGAGGCGGCGCAAGAGTTGGACTGCACGGCGCTGGGCGCGCTGCTGCGGGAGCCGCGGGAGGCTGAGCGCACGCTGCTGCTCGACTGTCGCCCCTTCCTGGCCTTCTGCCGCCGCCACGTGCGCGCCGCGCGGCCGGTGCCCTGGAACGCGCTGCTGCGCCGCCGCGCGCGcggcgcccccgccgccgccctcgCCTGCCTGCTGCCTGACCGCGCGCTGCGGGCGCGCCTGGCCCGCGGGGACCTGGCGCGGGCCGTGGTGCTGGACGAGGGCAGCGCCTCGGTGGCAGAGATCCAGCCCGACGGCCCGGCCCACGCTCTGCTTGCCGCGCTGCTGCACGAGACCGACGCCGGACCCACCGCCGTGTGCTTCCTGCTGG GAGGCTTCGACAGCTTTCAAGCCTGCTGCCCCGATCTGTGCTCTGAGTCCCCCGGCCCCGCGATGCCACCCGAAAGCAGCCGCTCCGACCCCAGGGTTCCCTCGTATGACCAG GGTGGCCCTGTGGAGATCTTGCCCTACCTGTACCTGGGCAGCTGCAGCCACTCGTCGGACCTGCAGGGGCTGCAGGCTTGCGGCATCACAGCCGTCCTCAACGTCTCAGCCAGTTGCCCCAACCACTTTGAGGGCCTGTTGCGCTACAAGAGCATCCCGGTGGAGGACAGCCAGATGGTGGAGATCAGCGCCTGGTTCCAGGAGGCCATTGGCTTCATTG ACTCGGTGAAGAACAGCGGAGGCCGGGTGCTGGTGCACTGCCAGGCGGGCATCTCGCGCTCCGCCACCATCTGCCTGGCGTACCTGATACAGAGCCACCGCGTGAGGCTGGACGAGGCCTTCGACTTTGTTAAGCAACGCCGGGGAGTCATCTCCCCCAACTTCGGTTTCATGGGGCAGCTGCTGCAGTTTGAGACTCAGGTGCTCTGTCACTGA